In Mytilus edulis chromosome 4, xbMytEdul2.2, whole genome shotgun sequence, the following proteins share a genomic window:
- the LOC139519157 gene encoding uncharacterized protein — translation MLDTSLNRNPVKREHFLTFMSKILDNNHAELAPPLHELEECWYLPLFGVYHPKKPDQIRGVFDSSAKCNGVSLNSVLLTGPDLTNDLLGVLLRFRKEMVAVTADVQHMFHCFVVRKDHRNYLRFLWHIDNDLQENLVEYRMRVHVFGNSPSPAVATLGLRKAAQASEQEFGSHVTSFVTRDFFVDNGLTSCPTKEEAVKLMKDTQQALAKYGNLRLHKFASNCAEVMSAFHASDLASNLKDLDLECDTKPLQRSLGLSWDVNTDNFLFQLSSENKPITRRGILSTINSLYDPLGFLAPVILQGKLLLRKIVSETVDWDQPLTDETADEWKSWRDTLIAIETLRIPRTYVPYLSKTATKELHVFSDASEKAIAAVAYLRTTDSSGEPNIGFILGKAKVAPTSGHTIPRLELSDAVLAVVITQTIMDNLDLHVDTVKFYTDSKVVLGYISNETKRFFIYVANRVEKIRKFSSPNQWNYVPTSRNPADSGTRSVPAHEMHSSEWLLGPRQLLFSEQKNSENIYQLIDPEEDGEIRAIVNVAKTFATPERKGIGTDRFNRFSNWTSLVRAIAFLERFSRLHGSKQAAPVTSPEGFLNAENFILISAQYEVYGDEIDCIKRQEQINKRSPIANLNPFLDEQGLLRVGGRIAKSDLDLREKKPLIVPGRHHIATLLVRHYHNKIKHQGRHFTDGAIRSAGYWIVGAKRLISSIIHKCVTCRKLRGKTEYQIMSDLPEDRLEPSPPFTNVGIDTFGPWTIVSRKTRGGYANSKRWAILFTCLVTRAIHIELIEEMSSSAFINAVRRFAAIRGQVKIFRSDRGTNFIGAIDDLKIDSINVEDEPFKNFLYNSGTTWIFNPPHSSHMGGACERMIGITRRILDSMLLNAAGRSLTHDVLNTLMAEVSAIVNSRPLVPVSTDPENPLILTPAMLLTQKTDYIFTSDHLGEFDKRDLCLAEWRRVQALASVFWSRWRKEYLPLLQQRRKWTEDRRDLIEGDVILLKDKNICRTQWPVGIIVNSFKSSDEHVRKAEVRVIVNGKAAIYTRPIVDMILLIENNPV, via the coding sequence ATGTTAGACAccagtctgaatagaaacccagTTAAGCGGGAACATTTTCTTACATTTATGAGTAAGATCCTAGACAACAATCATGCAGAGCTTGCTCCACCATTGCACGAACTTGAGGAGTGCTGGTATTTGCCATTGTTTGGTGTTTATCATCCGAAGAAACCTGATCAGATAAGAGGTGTGTTTGATTCTTCAGCCAAATGTAACGGAGTTTCACTTAACAGCGTCCTGCTTACAGGTCCAGACTTGACCAATGATCTCTTGGGAGTACTGCTGCGTTTCAGGAAAGAAATGGTAGCTGTAACTGCAGACGTTCAACACATGTTTCACTGCTTTGTAGTAAGGAAAGACCACCGAAATTATCTGAGATTTTTGTGGCATATAGACAACGACCTACAAGAGAACCTTGTCGAATACCGCATGAGAGTTCATGTTTTTGGAAATAGTCCGTCACCTGCCGTTGCTACACTTGGACTCAGAAAAGCAGCTCAAGCATCAGAACAAGAGTTTGGCAGTCACGTGACTAGCTTTGTCACAAGAGACTTCTTTGTCGACAACGGTCTTACATCATGCCCTACTAAAGAGGAAGCTGTTAAGCTCATGAAGGACACACAGCAAGCATTAGCAAAATATGGAAACTTACGTCTTCACAAGTTTGCCTCTAATTGTGCGGAAGTTATGTCTGCATTTCATGCCAGTGATTTGGCTTCAAATCTTAAAGATCTAGACTTAGAATGCGACACCAAACCTCTACAACGTAGTCTTGGTCTCAGCTGGGACGTAAACACTGATAACTTCTTATTTCAGTTATCATCAGAAAACAAACCGATCACTCGGAGAGGAATTTTATCAACGATAAACAGTCTCTACGATCCTCTGGGATTTTTGGCTCCGGTGATTTTACAAGGGAAACTCCTATTAAGGAAAATAGTATCAGAAACCGTCGATTGGGACCAACCTCTCACTGATGAGACAGCAGATGAGTGGAAATCTTGGAGAGATACTCTAATTGCTATCGAAACATTGCGCATTCCACGTACCTACGTGCCATATCTCAGCAAAACCGCCACGAAGGAGTTACATGTCTTCTCTGATGCATCAGAAAAAGCCATAGCAGCTGTTGCATATCTACGCACGACTGACAGTAGTGGTGAACCAAATATAGGATTCATTCTTGGGAAAGCTAAAGTGGCACCAACAAGTGGTCATACTATCCCACGCCTTGAACTATCTGATGCAGTTTTAGCAGTCGTGATAACACAGACCATCATGGATAATTTAGATTTACACGTAGACACCGTAAAATTCTACACAGACAGTAAAGTAGTCCTAGGCTACATCAGTAACGAGACAAAAAGGTTCTTCATCTATGTCGCCAATCGAGtagagaaaataagaaaatttagctCTCCAAATCAATGGAATTATGTACCAACTAGCCGTAATCCCGCAGATTCGGGAACTAGGTCCGTACCTGCTCACGAAATGCATAGCAGTGAATGGTTATTAGGACCAAGACAACTTCTTTTCTCAGAACAGAAGAATTCTGAGAACATATATCAGCTAATAGACCCAGAAGAAGATGGAGAAATACGTGCAATTGTTAATGTTGCAAAAACCTTTGCCACACCTGAGCGTAAAGGTATAGGAACTGATAGATTCAACAGATTCTCCAACTGGACATCACTTGTGCGAGCGATAGCCTTTTTAGAACGTTTCTCCCGTTTACACGGGTCAAAACAGGCAGCACCAGTGACTTCTCCGGAAGGCTTTTTGAACGCCGAAAATTTCATCTTAATATCCGCTCAATATGAAGTTTATGGAGATGAAATAGATTGCATTAAACGTCAGGAACAAATTAATAAGCGGAGCCCGATAGCTAACCTCAATCCGTTTTTGGACGAACAAGGACTATTACGAGTAGGAGGCCGTATTGCCAAATCTGACTTAGACCTCCGTGAAAAGAAACCATTGATCGTCCCTGGACGCCATCATATAGCGACATTATTAGTTCGACACTACCACAACAAGATAAAACATCAAGGTCGCCATTTCACAGATGGAGCGATTCGATCCGCAGGATATTGGATCGTAGGAGCAAAACGCTTGATCTCATCTATTATTCACAAATGTGTGACATGCCGCAAACTCAGAGGAAAAACCGAATATCAAATCATGTCTGATTTGCCAGAGGACCGTCTTGAACCTTCACCTCCGTTTACTAACGTTGGAATAGACACCTTTGGACCCTGGACAATTGTTTCACGTAAAACACGTGGTGGATACGCCAACTCAAAACGTTGGGCAATTTTATTCACATGCTTAGTGACAAGAGCTATTCATATCGAATTAATCGAGGAAATGAGTTCTTCAGCCTTCATAAACGCTGTCAGGAGATTCGCCGCTATAAGAGGCCAAGTTAAGATTTTCCGATCTGACCGTGGAACGAACTTTATCGGCGCAATCGACGATTTAAAGATTGACTCAATCAACGTTGAAGATGAACCCTTCAAGAACTTTCTATACAATTCTGGTACAACTTGGATCTTCAATCCGCCGCATTCGTCCCACATGGGTGGAGCCTGTGAAAGAATGATTGGTATCACCAGGAGAATTCTTGATTCTATGCTTCTTAACGCAGCCGGGAGAAGCCTAACACATGACGTGCTCAACACACTAATGGCAGAAGTTTCAGCAATAGTGAACTCTAGACCTCTGGTACCGGTATCAACAGATCCAGAGAATCCGTTGATATTAACTCCGGCTATGTTATTGACACAGAAAACCGACTACATATTCACCTCAGATCATCTTGGAGAATTCGATAAACGAGATCTATGTCTTGCCGAATGGAGACGAGTACAGGCTCTTGCCAGTGTTTTCTGGTCCCGTTGGAGGAAGGAATACCTGCCGTTACTACAACAACGACGAAAATGGACCGAAGATCGCCGTGATCTCATCGAAGGAGACGTCATTCTTCTAAAGGACAAAAACATTTGCCGTACCCAATGGCCCGTTGGAATTATAGTGAACTCATTTAAAAGTTCAGACGAACATGTCCGAAAAGCAGAAGTGCGAGTAATCGTTAATGGAAAAGCCGCAATCTACACACGCCCTATCGTGGACATGATTCTTCTCATAGAGAACAACCCTGTGTAA
- the LOC139519158 gene encoding uncharacterized protein has product MDLSHKEQQEEVQPPEGDVTEEPEENPSETTNLGESAETRRVRELTERGQGAFIEKRDKFYNDLEALWSNLESRLLETTKAPNDLQQLLTAQDKIVQACTNYRRLTDEYLQFLKSTKTLDSLQDIDTCKLSTDIRMSKVDLAIEALHEHRLTLTKAKSTKTRTSKGKKSSHSGSSHASDMSSLARRKRAKAESARSKIAFAEQEAALLKQEAVLQEETLYRQTEIKAEMEQEAIRAKQEAAYRKAEAEQEAAHRKARIEQEEEHIKAKKEQEAVRMKTQMEQEAARAVREKAELKAAMNILEAKREAAAAEAEARILEDDGSQAVSDLPDETEDPLQRVQDFVNKLPESTVVKEVTEPQRKRQIPVKIELSHDAPAFVPSVAPNMLSQISAVLPSNNKSPEVTFIPDLGLVTGIQKLGLSDESPTEHQKQGVKEVIPVLRTKQDFIEEIPVSHQQQINLTSEITRFLLRKDLLFSRLTSFNDRAESFHTWKASFKNVTDELQVSDSEQIDLLIKWLGPESAKHAISIRASNANNPTIGIQRLWKRLDERYGAPEMLEASLKIKLAKFPTLTNKDNARLYELSDILSEIEYHKENPKLGCLLAYFDSSSGINPIVEKLPYGLQEKWTTRATRYKAKYDVAFPPFTEFSAYIREISKTKNDPGFIFGSKACECLSQR; this is encoded by the coding sequence ATGGATCTCAGTCACAAGGAACAACAAGAAGAAGTTCAGCCCCCCGAGGGAGATGTCACTGAAGAACCAGAAGAAAATCCGTCTGAAACAACAAACTTAGGTGAAAGCGCCGAGACTAGGCGAGTACGTGAACTTACCGAAAGGGGACAGGGAGCCTTTATAGAAAAACGTGACAAGTTCTATAACGACTTAGAGGCCCTATGGTCAAACCTAGAATCTAGATTATTAGAAACAACCAAGGCTCCTAACGACCTCCAGCAATTGTTAACAGCACAAGATAAAATTGTACAAGCCTGTACTAATTATCGCAGGCTCACAGACGAGTACTTGCAATTTCTCAAAAGTACAAAAACATTAGACAGCCTTCAAGACATTGATACCTGCAAATTATCAACGGATATCCGAATGTCTAAAGTTGACCTGGCAATTGAAGCTTTGCACGAACATCGCCTTACCTTGACAAAGGCTAAATCAACAAAAACGAGGACATCTAAGGGCAAGAAAAGCTCGCACAGTGGGAGCTCACACGCCTCCGACATGTCGAGCCTAGCTAGGAGAAAGCGTGCCAAGGCAGAGTCCGCTAGATCAAAGATAGCCTTCGCCGAGCAAGAAGCTGCCCTCCTTAAGCAGGAGGCCGTTTTACAGGAAGAGACCCTATATAGACAAACAGAAATCAAGGCCGAAATGGAACAAGAAGCTATCCGTGCAAAACAAGAGGCCGCTTATAGAAAAGCCGAAGCGGAACAAGAGGCCGCACATAGAAAAGCTCGAATTGAACAGGAGGAAGAGCACATCAAAGCTAAAAAAGAACAGGAGGCCGTTCGCATGAAAACTCAAATGGAACAGGAAGCCGCACGTGCGGTCCGAGAAAAAGCCGAACTTAAGGCCGCTATGAACATTCTCGAAGCAAAAagagaagctgcagccgcagaagccgaggctcgtatCCTGGAAGACGACGGCAGCCAAGCAGTTAGCGATCTCCCTGACGAAACGGAAGACCCGCTCCAGCGCgtgcaagatttcgtcaataaacttcctgAATCAACTGTTGTAAAGGAAGTAACAGAACCTCAAAGGAAAAGACAAATTCCTGTTAAGATCGAACTGAGTCACGACgcaccagcgttcgtgccatccGTGGCACCCAACATGCTGTCACAGATATCTGCTGTCTTGCCTTCCAATAATAAGTCACCGGAAGTTACCTttatcccagatctgggattagtAACCGGCATACAAAAACTAGGCCTTTCAGATGAGAGCCCTACTGAACATCAAAAACAGGGTGTTAAAGAAGTGATCCCTGTCTTACGCACAAAACAAGACtttatagaagagatccctgtttcaCACCAGCAACAAATCAACCTTACATCAGAGATAACTAGATTCCTTTTACGCAAGGACTTGCTTTTCTCCCGATTAACAAGCTTTAACGATCGGGCAGAGTCCTTTCATACTTGGAAAGCAAGCTTCAAGAACGTGACTGATGAGTTACAAGTCTCTGACTCAGAACAGATCGATTTACTGATCAAGTGGCTCGGTCCAGAGTCTGCTAAACACGCCATTAGCATAAGAGCGTCGAACGCTAATAATCCTACCATAGGTATACAAAGATTATGGAAGAGGCTTGACGAGCGgtatggtgctccagaaatgttggaagcctctcTCAAGATTAAACTTGCAAAATTCCCTACCTTAACAAATAAGGACAACGCACGTCTCTACGAACTGTCTGACattctatcagaaatagaatatcacaaggaaaatcccaagctgggatgtttgcTAGCATATTTTGACTCCTCGTCCGGGATAAATCctattgttgaaaaattaccgTACGGACTCCAAGAAAAGTGGACCACAAGGGCTACAAGATACAAGGCCAAATATGACGTTGCCTTTCCACCTTTCACAGAATTCTCTGCCTACATCAGGGAAATAAGCAAAACAAAGAACGATCCTGGGTTCATCTTTGGGTCAAAAGCCTGTGAATGTTTATCACAAAGATAA